From the genome of Methanothrix soehngenii GP6:
GCTCAAAACCGGTGGTGGAGATTGAGCCGCTTGATGAGATTGCCTGCGAAGGATCGGAGGTTTTATTGAATGCGCAGGCATCTGGAACCGAGCCTCTGAACTACCAATGGAAGAAGAACGGAGAGAATATCACAGGAGCCAATACAAACCGCTATCTGATCTCCAGCATCCTGCCGACTGATGAAGGCGATTACAGTCTGGCAGTGAGCAATATATGCGGTATGGCAGAATCCGGAGCGGTTCACATATCTGTGAGATCCAGGCCAAAAATTCTGGTGCAGCCAATCAGCCAAACCGTCTGCACCGGCTCGCCGGTCTCCTTTGAGGTCCAGGTTGCCGGCAATGAGTCATATACCTATCAATGGCAGAAGGATGGCCTGAACATTACCGCAGCCAATGCCGCCGTTTTAAGCATATCAGCGGCCAATAGTACGGACCAGGGCAATTACAGTGTAATCATAGGCAGTGACCTATGCGGCTGGACTCAATCCGATAAGGCTAAATTGAGCATTAGATCAATGCCGATGATCACAGGACTGCATTTGCCTGCCAGCAAAAAGATATGTGAGGGATCGGATATAGCTCTTGTAGCCGATGTGACCGGCAGCGATCCCATCACAATTCAGTGGATGAAAGACGGATTGCAGATTCCTGGTGCAAACCTTGACTCTTTTGTCATCAAGAATGCGACCCGCAATGATTCCGGCAGCTATAGCCTGATCGTCAGCAACGACTGCGGCCAGATTGAATCAATTGCGTCCTATCTAAATATCGCAACCAGACCAGAGATTCTTGTCCAGCCTGCCAACCTGAGGGTATGCCAGGGTGCGGCAGCAACGTTCTCTGTTCAAGCCAAGAGCAGTGAGCCATTAAGCTATCAGTGGTTCAAAGACGGTATCAAGATAGATGGTGCTACGTCAGAATACTACACCATCCCTCAAACTAACCTTAGCGATATGGGAAGCTACTCGGTGCAGGTGGCAAATAACTGCAGCCAGGTCGAATCAGAGGCCGCTGGTTTGGATATAATTACCATGCCAAAGATTCTACTGCAGCCGGCAAACCTGAAGATATGCCAGGGCGCTGCAGCAAAATTCGAGGTTCAAGCAGAAAGCAGCGAGCCATTGAGCTATCAGTGGCTCAAAGATGGAGTGAATATCCCCGCTGCTACGTCTGATACGTACGCCATCCCTGCCTCTAACCTAAACGATACGGGAAGCTACTCAGTGCAGATAACAAATAACTGCAGCCAGATCGAATCAGAGGCAGCTGATCTGGATATCATCGCCAGGCCGAAGATTCTTCTGCATCCGGCCAACCTTAAGATATGCCAGGGTGCAAAAGCAAAATTCGAGGTTCAAATAGAAAGCACTGAGCCACTGAAGTATCAATGGCTAAAAGATGGAATCGAGATTCCGGGGGCAACAGATGATAGGTACACAATCGATCTAGCTGATATTGCCGATATGGGAAGCTATTCCGTTCTGGTGGCAAATAGCTGTAGTCAGATCGAGTCGGAGGCTGCCAGTCTGGATATCATCGCTATGCCTGATATCCTGGCCCAACCGACCAGCCAGAATGTATGCCAGGGGACGAGGGCAGCATTCTCTGTTCAGGCAGAGAGCAGTGAGCCATTGAGCTATCAGTGGCTCAAAGAAGGAATCAAGATAGAAGGTGCAACATCTGAATCCTACACCATCCCTCAAACTAGCCTCAGCGATACAGGAAGCTACTCAGTCCAGGTGAGCAATAATTGCAGCCGGATTGAATCGGAGGCTGCTGTTCTGGATATCATCGCTATGCCTGATATCCTGGCCCAACCGACCAGCCAGAAGGTATGCCAGGGGACGGCTGCAACTTTCTCTGTTCAGGCCAGGAGCAGTGAGCCATTGAGCTATCAGTGGCTCAAAGATGGAGTGAATATACAAGGTGCTGCGTCTGATACGTACACTATCCCTGCCTCTAACCTAAACGATACGGGAAGCTACTCGGTCCAGTTGAGGAATAATTGCAGCCAGATTGAATCAGAGGCAGCTGATCTGGATATTATAGTCATGCCTCAGATCCTGTCCCAACCGACCAGCCAGAATGTATGCCAGGGGACGAGGGCAGCATTCTCTGTTCAGGCCAAGAGCAGTGAGCCATTGAGCTATCAGTGGTTTAAAGACGGGATCAAGATAGATGGTGCAACATCTGAATCCTACGCCATCCCAGCCGCTAGCCTCAGCGATACGGGAAGCTACTCAGTCCAGGTAAGCAATAACTGCAGCCAGATCAAATCGGAGGCTGCCAGTCTGAATATAATTGCTATTCCTGAGATTCTGATACAGCCGGTCGGCCAGAGGGGGTGTGAGGGGGCTACAACAACATTTTCCGTTCAGGCAGAGAGCAGTGAGCCATTGAGCTATCAGTGGTTCAAAGACGGTATCAAGATAGATGGTGCTACGTCAGAATACTACACAATCCCTCAAACTAACCTTAGTGATATGGGAAGCTACTCAGTCCAGGTAAGCAATAACTGTAGCCAGATCGAATCGGAGGCTGCCAATCTGGATATCATCGCCAGGCCGAAGATTCTACTGCAGCCGGCAAACCTGAAGATATGCCAGGGCGCTGCTGCAAAATTCGAGGTTCAAGCAGAAAGCAGCGAGCCATTGAGCTATCAGTGGCTCAAAGATGGAGCGAATATCCCCGGTGCTACGTCTGATACGTACACTATTCCTGCCGCTAAACTAAACGATACGGGAAGCTACTCGGTGCAGGTAGCAAACAATTGCAGCCAGATCGAATCAGAGGTCTCCAGTCTGGATATCATCGCCAGGCCGAAGATTCTTCTGCAGCCGGCAAACCTTATGATATGCCAGGGTGCTGCTGCAACATTCCATGTGGAAGCATCAAGCTACGAGCCAATTGAGTACCAATGGCTAAAAGATGGAATCGAGATTCCGGGGGCAACAGATGATAGGTACACAATCGATCTAGCTGATATTGCCGATGTGGGAAGCTATTCCGTTCTGGTGGCAAATAACTGCAGCCAGGTCGAGTCGGAGGCTGCCAGTCTGGATATCATCGCTATGCCTGATATCCTGGCTCAACCGACCCGCCAGAGGATATGCCAGGGGACGATGGTAACATTCGCTGTTCAGGCCAAGAGCAGTGAGCCGTTGAGATACCAGTGGCTTAAAGATGGAGTGAATATCCCCGGCGCTGCGTCTGATACATACACCATCCCTGCCGCTAACCTCAGCGATATGGGAAGCTACTCGGTCCAGGTAAGCAACAATTGCAGTCAGATCGAATCGGAGGCTGCTGTTCTGGATATCATCGCTATGCCTGATATCCTGGCCCAACCGACCGGCCAGAAGGTATGCCAGGGAACGGCTGCAACGTTCTCCGTTCAGGCCAAGAGCAGTGAGCCATTGAGCTATCAGTGGCTCAGAGATGGAGCGAATATCCCCGATGCTACATCTGAATCCTACACCATCCTTGCCGCTAACCTCAGCGATACGGGAAGCTACTCAGTGCTGGTGGCAAATAAATGCAACCAGATTGAATCAGAGGCAGTCCGCCTGGATGTAATTTCATCACCGGATATTCTTGTGCAGCCAAAAAGCCTGGAGACGTGCGAAGGTGCGGCAGCAACATTCGGCGTAAAGGCAAGCGGTGGCGAACCGCTGGAATACCAATGGTATAAGGACGGTACAGAAATAGAAGGAGCAACATCGAATTCTTATTCGATTCCAGTGGCTAGCCCCAGCGATAGGGGAAGCTACTGGGTACAGGTGAGAAATAGCTGCAGCCAGATCGGATCCAATGCAGCAATCCTGGATATCGTAGCCAAGCCGGAGATTCTTGTGCCGCCGACCAGCCAGAAGATATGCCAGGGAAGCGCAGTGACTTTCACCGTCCAAGTGGAGAGCAGCAAGCCTTTGAGCTATCAATGGTTTAAGGATGGAATAAAGATTCCTGGAGCCACCCAGGATGTTTACACGATTGCTCGGGCCGTTCTCAACGATACTGGAAGCTACTGGGTGCAGGCGGCAAACAACTGCAGCCAGATCAAATCCGGTGCTGCTGTTTTGGAGATAGTTGCATTGCCCGAGATTCATCTGCCGCCGGCCAGCCAGAAGGTGTGTGAGGGGGCGGCAGCAACGTTCTTTGTTCAGGCAGAGAGCAGCGAGGCATTGAGCTATCAATGGTTCAAAGATGGAATCGAGATCTATGAAGCCACGGCGGATGCTTATACTATTCCAAGAACCGGCAAATTTGATATGGGCAACTACATGGTACAGGTGAGAAATAGCTGCGGCTCGGTCGAATCAAAGGCCGCTTACCTGGAGATGGTCTCAATGCCAAAGATCCTTGTTCCGCCCAAGGGCCAGAGGGTATGCCAGGGAGATGCAGCGACATTCTCTGTGCAGGCAAGCAGCAGCGAGCCATTATCCTATCAATGGTTCAAAGACGGAAAGATGATCCAGGGAGCAACTGCTGATACCTACACCATCCCAGCCGCAACCTTTGGCGATACAGCGAGCTACTCAGTGCAGATAAGAGACAGGTGTAATCTGATTGAATCGGAGGCAGCAAATCTGCAGACAATTGGGGTGCCAGCCATCTCCCTCCAGCCGGCCAGCCAGATCGTATGCCAGGGAACGCCTGTGACTTTCAATGTTCGGGCAATAAGCGATGATCCTCTGAGCTACCAGTGGTTCAAGGACGGAGTGGAGATCCCAGGAGCCATAGCTGAGGTTTATACCATTCAAAAGGCCATCACAGGCGATAAAGGAAGCTACTATGTGCAGGCAAGAAACAGCTGCGGCCAGATCGAATCAGAGACTGCAAATCTGGATATAATCGCATTGCCTGAGATTTTGGTCCAGCCAACCAGCCAGAAGGTCTGCGAAGGATCGACGGCGACGTTCACTGTGTTGGCAAAGAGTGCTCAGCCTCTGACCTATCAATGGATAAAAGGCGGCAGGATCATTCCAGGGGCCAACTCTGAGGAGCTCACCATATTCGATGCGAATATGGAGGATATGGGTGAATACAGAGTTGCTATATCCAATGGATGCGGATTCATCGATTCAAATGCTGTGAGCCTGATAGTAGAAAGGCCGCCTGGGGATGTGGAAATTGAACCCGATTGCCTGATTGCCGACGCCGGTGAGACTGTGGCGTTCATAATGAAGGGCACCGCTGTTGGGGCAAATTCCTATCAATGGGAGAAGAATGGAGAGATAATTCCAGGAGAGGTATCACCCTCATTGATAATCCTTAATCCGAGACCATCTGATTCCGGCGGCTACAGACTGACAGTAAGCAATGGCTGCGGCTCGAATAAATCAAAAATGTCAGTGTTGAGGGTGGTGGAGGATTCAACAAAGGTTGATCCATGTTTAAATCCGCTGTCAGCATGCTGCAATTCGAGCTGAGGACGCTCGGGGATGCGCCCGAATGTGGCTGAACCCCTCTGAGAAACTGGGGGGCTCTATCACAGCCAAGCGCTTATAGTATCCCTGCACGTGCTCCCTTTTCCCTTTTTCATTCCTTTTTCTGGGCTCCTCGCTATGTAGTATGGGTGAACTTGAATCGGAAATTCTCTGTATCCTTTTGCATCTGGGGTGAACAGCGATCCTGACCCAACCACAGAGGCGCAGAGGAACAGAGACCAAAACCGCGGCCGGGCCTGACCCACATAATTCAGCGAAAAGCCCTTTTCCTGCACCTGCATTGTCTCCTTTCCTCTCCCTCAATCTCGTCCTCGAGCTTCTTCTTCTCACCTTCCCTTCAGCTCGTCTATATTCAAGGGATTGAGAGGCTTGCAGATGATCTCATTAACCCTTAGCCTTTTCAGATGCTGGCTGGAGGCGGCCTGCATCACCAGTGCGGTATCCGATCCTGAGGCGGTCCCCGCTATTGCTATTACCTTCTCTCCCGAGACCAGGAGGCCGGCATCTGTGGCCATGAGCACTATCTCGAAGCAGACCTTTACCCCCTGGCAGAAGCATCGCAGGAGGTTAGCCATTGTGGTAGCGCTGTTTGAGCCGTAGAGCCCGTCGGTATGAAAGAGCATCGTCCCAAAATGAACCTCATGCCCCTCTCTGCGCAGCTCTCTCGTCAGCGGCTCAGGAAAGGCATTCTGCTCCCGATGAAAATCCCACTGATGGGGCACTACTATCAGCTTGATACCATCCCGGCTGAAAAAGTCTTTCGCCTTCACCGCAGTAGATCCAGTGGTGGAAGCCAGGACTAGCTTCCTGATGTTCAGGCTGCTTGATCTCTCCTGCACCAGCCGAAATGTCTCTAGGGTATTTTCCGATCCTCCCTCATCAAAATAGACTATCTTCTTATCCATTGAGCTTGTCACCTCTCCATCTTCAATCGACCGCATCTGATATCTTTTCTTCGGCTTTGAAAAGAGAGCATAAGCCCGGAGAAGACGAAAGATGAAAGATGGAGATGAAATCTGGAAGATAAAAGATGAAAGACGGAAGATAAACGATTTATGTCCGGGGGACGAAAGATTTCAGCAGACAGTGGAGGACGATTATGCTAGATATATTGAGAGACCGGCGGAGCATCAGGAAATATAAGGATGTGAAGATCGATGAACAAATCATTGATCAGCTCAAGGAGGCTGCTTTGCGCTCACCAAGCTCCAGGGGTATCAATCCCTGGCGGCTTTTGTTCATCACCGATAAGGATATGCTGGAGGTGCTGTCCCGCGCCAAACAAAGCGGCTCCGGCTTCCTGAAGGGAGCCAGTCTGGGTGTGGTGGTCATAGCCAGGGATGAGGAATCGGACGTCTGGATTGAGGACTGCTCCATCGCTTCCATCATCCTGCAGCTGACTGGCCAGAGCCTGGGGCTGGGATCATGCTGGATCCAGATCCGAAACCGGATGCATAATGATGGCCAAACCTCTGAGGATTATATCCGAAAGGCCCTCGATCTGCCGGAGGGATCGAAGGTGGAATGCATGATCGCCTTTGGCTACCCTGATGAGATAAAGGAGCCCCATCCCAAGAGCGAGTTGGAGTACGGGAAGATACTGGAATCATAGGAAGGAGTGGTTGGGAAAAGGGCATGAGGATGGTCCTAACTCATCAATCTTTTTTATTCTGACAATTATTAACTCTGGTTAGAACTACTGAATGTCCAGAGAAAGGAGTTAATACTCATTAGAGCATATATGCTTAGCAAGTACATAGCTCAACTGTTCATTAGGAGATGAATTAATGGATTCAGTGGTTAATATGGCAATGGAACAGCTTATGGCGGGAGATAATCTCTCTATATTAAGCAGCAAAGTTGGTGCAGACGAACAATCCACCAAATCCGCCCTGGAGATGGGCCTGCCCCTATTATTGGGAGCCATGAGCAGCAAAGCCTCCAGCAATGATGGGGCGAACGCTATCTTGAGCGGTCTTGCCGATTCAGCCAAGGGCAACTCAATGCAGGACATGGCCAAATACTTTGGCAGCAGCAGCTCATCCTTTGGACCGGGCATGCTCAATTCCATATTGGGGAGCAGCATGATTCCCATTCAGCAATCGATCGCTAAAAAGACTGGACTGCCTCAGGAGGTCGTCGGCCAGCTGCTTACTATGGCTCTGCCTCTGATTCTGGGATATTTGACAAAAAGCTCCCCAGAAAAGGAGATGAAACCGGATGATCTCTCAAAGCTGCTTGATGAGCAATCGAAGATGGCACTCACCTCGTCGCCAGAGGCTGAAGCAATGATGAAGGATATCCTATCCGCACAGGACAGCGGCAGTGGATTTATGGGGATGATCAAGAAGCTGTTTAAATCTTAGCTATATATCTCCCGAGTGGGGAAGGCTGCTCCTGCGGCAGCAGCCATGCAGATGAGCGAAAATAGCCACAAATTTTTGATAGGATTCAGGTTCTGGTGGTCTGCATGAGGCTGGATAGCTGCAGGACTGTTTTGCCAGTGAAGCCAAATATGTTCAGGGGCAGCCTTTCCTCCCCGCAATGCTGATTTGGAGACTGCTCCCCGGCTGCAGAAATGTCCAGAATTCATATCGATGCAAAAATTGATATGTTGGTGAACATAGAAAGAAAGAGGAAGGAATAAGCTGATAGATGAGGGCGACTGCAGCATCTAAAAAAAAGCCGTTGGTCGAATCCTCCTATCAAGAATATCATTGGAGAGTCTTGGTATAACGCCATAGGAGGTTATATTTATGAAGATGTATATAATTTCTGTATTGATTCTTTTAGCGATAGCATGCAGCAGCCAGTCAACGGATACAGTGAACATCAGCAGAGATTCTGGCATGGCAATACTGGCCAATCTGACAGAAGGCTCTTCCAGCCCCTCTGCGGTCCAGGAGAGCATGCTGCAAAACCTGACAAACCAAACAAACCAGACAAATCAGACTGGCGACGCCCGACTGTTAGCGAATGATGACTTGTGGAGCTGGGGCAAGATTCCCATTGGCTATGAGGTAAGCGATAACGGAACTCTGATCAACCTGGCCGAGCAGGAATGGGCTCCAAGCATCTAAAGGGCATACTGACAAGACTCTTTAATTTTTTAGCCAGCCGCACTCCAGGCCATATGATGATGCAAAAGCTTGCCTCATAAAGATCTTCTCTCCGCTTCCCTCTTGAGATATAAGAGCGTCTGCTGGATCGACCTTGAGAGCATCCTTTTCATTGTGCCGCGCAGAATGCTTGGCAGGAGACCTTCCCAGGACTCCTCCGACCTGACGAGCGCTTTTTCTCCTCTCTTCTCGATCTGCCAGAGATGAACCGCCTTAATTCCAGTGGTCGTGCCAGTCCAGACCAGATGGTGGGGCCTTTCCATCTGCAAGACTGTTGAGCGGATGGTCAATTGGCCAGCCTTCCAACTGAACCTCGTGCCGACAGCCAGATCGCCCTCTATAAAGGCGGCCTTGACATCCGAATTCCAGTCCGGCCAGCTGTCGACGGCGACGATGATATCCCAGATGGTCTCTGGCGAGGCCTCGACCTCAACCTCTCGAGAGGCTATTACGGGAGCTAATTCATTTATCTTCATTTCCGGATTTCTCCAGGATCACTCATCTCCTCATACTCAATAGGTTTATCGATCTCAAGATCCTTTTCGCCAGCTTTTTCTAGGTCTGGTGAAGAGCAGATACGAGAAAATGGCAAGCTACAAGGCAGGAGCAGGACTTCTAATTGCCGCTTTGGCTATTGCTCTATTCATTGGATGGATGGGCCTTCCCGGCAGCATTCCAGCAACCAAGCTCAATAGCCTGGACTGGAAGGTGGAAGAAGATGGCAGGCTGGATTATCTGATCTCAATGCCCGAGTTCAATCTGAGCGAGGAGACGGTTGAAGGCAATAGCTCCTTGATTACAGTTCGGTATGCCAGCCGGGGAGCGGAGATGGCGGGACTTTTGAGACTTTCGAGATTTAGCAAGACCGTCAGCGATGATGCGAACAAAAAGGACAGTATTCCCGGAATAGTTCTCCTGCCCGGAGCCACAGTGACCAAAGAGCGGGAGCAGGGTTTGGCCAAGCGCCTGGCCGACCTGGGATATGCCACAATCACCTTGGACCAGAGAAACCTGGGGGCGATTGATGTTAATGCGGATCTTGCGCTTTTTATAGATGGAAGAGAGCCTGTGGAGCATATGATGGTCTATGATGCCCTGTCTGCAGCCGAAGTTCTGCGCTCTGTGGGCACAATCTCCTAAATAAGTGATGTAGGCAGGGCACATTCTATCACAAGTTATTAATATTATGATAATCATGTACCCTGTGTGACCCTACAATGACTGAGATGCAATTAAGCTTGATAAATTTTCCGTATCGTGAAATGCTTTCAAATATCTTCCAGGATTACTCAAACGACTTTGAATTTACTGCGAGCGGTATTTTTCGGAAAATAGTGCCGCCATTATGTCCCGAATGTGGCCATCCAATGAGCCATAATGGTTTTAACACCTGCCAGAAGAGACATCTCGGAGGGGCAAACGTCGGGAAATATTTATGTGGCGCTTGCGGGAAGTCAACCGAAGAAGATCGAGACTTCTGGATCAAGCTAAAGGCAGACTTCTTCGGGATTGTCACGGAAATCTGCACACGTCTGAGGCTTAATCACGTATCTTATGAAGTGATAGAATCGATAATGGGCTATCTGTATCCTCGGGATAAAGATACCATCCGGAACATGGTCCAGTGCGCGATTGAGGAGACAGATGTCCCTTCGGTCAAAAATATCCAGTTCGTGCATTATGACGAGCAACATCCCAAGGCAGGACGAAACCAAAAGTATCGTTTGACACTCCTTGATTCGGTAACAAGGCAAGTAATCGCGGATGAGCTTTTCGATTCAAAAGATGCCGATACTATCGAAGGTTTCCTTCGAAGAAATCTCGACACTCAAAAGCAGATATTTATTGTCACAGACCTTTACAGAGGATACAGCAATGTTTTTAAAAGAGTATTCGGCAACAAGGTAATCCATCAATTCTGTTTGCTCCACTTGAATAAGCTCATAGTCAATGATTTTCCTCGAAAAACAAGCATCGAACAGGAATTGCTTAAATACAAAATGCTTAACATATTTTTTAACCGTGAACTTGAGATTGAATTCCTTTCCACCTTGATCGAAGAAGAGAAAATGATGAGACAGAGAAGCAACAAGGAATACAAATCATGGATTGCAGAAGCCAAGCACCTATTTTATGATTTTGTTCGACGTCTGGAATTGAGACGTAGAAGAGAAAGCAAAAACCTTGAGCAAAGAACTTATCATGAAGCTTTAAATAATTTTAAATTTTTAAAGATGCAATCCGACTCGTTTATGATATCCGTTAGAAAGAGGCTGGATAAAATCGAAGAGCTTTGGCCAAACCTTACAGCATTTTACTTTACCGATAATGCCCCGGCTACAAACAATCCCATAGAAAATTACTATTCAACAAGTCTCAAGACTCATAGAAAAAAACAATTAGAGGAACCAGGAATCAAAGAGCAGATAAAGCTCTCTGCGCTAAAGAGAGCAGGAGTCTTTGGAAGGCCTCAAAAGTCTCTACTCAATGCATTCTTTATGTTCATTCCTTTTCTAGATACGGGTTAAAAGATTCGGCATCGCCTAACCAGATTCTAAAACAATAGCGTTAGCTTAGTAATTTTTTTTAAAATACAAAATTATTTTATAAATTATTCTGATAAATTTGCTTTAATCAAACCAAATGGGCCGATTTGTGTAACCACATTAGCAATAATATCATAAATGAGACAATCTATCGCTGGTAAAAAACAAATTTCACTTGATTTCTAGATAGTGCCGCTCTGTGCCCGAGATCGACCCGGAGAGGATCATTTATGCTGGAGAGAGCAATGGTGCTCGAACTGCCATCATCGCCTGCGCCCTGGA
Proteins encoded in this window:
- a CDS encoding transposase — protein: MTEMQLSLINFPYREMLSNIFQDYSNDFEFTASGIFRKIVPPLCPECGHPMSHNGFNTCQKRHLGGANVGKYLCGACGKSTEEDRDFWIKLKADFFGIVTEICTRLRLNHVSYEVIESIMGYLYPRDKDTIRNMVQCAIEETDVPSVKNIQFVHYDEQHPKAGRNQKYRLTLLDSVTRQVIADELFDSKDADTIEGFLRRNLDTQKQIFIVTDLYRGYSNVFKRVFGNKVIHQFCLLHLNKLIVNDFPRKTSIEQELLKYKMLNIFFNRELEIEFLSTLIEEEKMMRQRSNKEYKSWIAEAKHLFYDFVRRLELRRRRESKNLEQRTYHEALNNFKFLKMQSDSFMISVRKRLDKIEELWPNLTAFYFTDNAPATNNPIENYYSTSLKTHRKKQLEEPGIKEQIKLSALKRAGVFGRPQKSLLNAFFMFIPFLDTG
- a CDS encoding immunoglobulin domain-containing protein, which codes for MNASFGGSFDDELYSIQRTSDAGYIATGRTKSYGDNNYDLFLIKADKSGNILWQKNYGGAREDEGYSVEETADGGYIVAGRTRSYGSGMYDVWLMKVDPSGEKIWDKAFGGALDDEASSIKQTIDGGFIIAGNTKSFGSGMYDVWLLKIDQFGGKIWDKTIGGSRDDMGDSIQETRDGGFVVAGTTGSWGNGDSDALLIKIDSNGNEQWKKTFGGPRSERNPWSRGWSVQQTADGGFAMLGSTNSVGSGGYDIWFIKTDANGDKIADKVYGGAYDEEGGSLVKTREGHHILIGSTRSFGSGGFDAWLIMTDQNGERIWDQTFGSKLDDKGYSVIQTDDGSSVFAGKTTPYIAQTTRRKSACYGDCQQQEPATYYDGWLVAIRSAHPMIEIQPADYSACEDQEARFNVVAAGNGPISYQWSKNGSQIAGATTDSYIIPAAKLADAGSYRVRVSNACGSIESNPAVLTVSSKPVVEIEPLDEIACEGSEVLLNAQASGTEPLNYQWKKNGENITGANTNRYLISSILPTDEGDYSLAVSNICGMAESGAVHISVRSRPKILVQPISQTVCTGSPVSFEVQVAGNESYTYQWQKDGLNITAANAAVLSISAANSTDQGNYSVIIGSDLCGWTQSDKAKLSIRSMPMITGLHLPASKKICEGSDIALVADVTGSDPITIQWMKDGLQIPGANLDSFVIKNATRNDSGSYSLIVSNDCGQIESIASYLNIATRPEILVQPANLRVCQGAAATFSVQAKSSEPLSYQWFKDGIKIDGATSEYYTIPQTNLSDMGSYSVQVANNCSQVESEAAGLDIITMPKILLQPANLKICQGAAAKFEVQAESSEPLSYQWLKDGVNIPAATSDTYAIPASNLNDTGSYSVQITNNCSQIESEAADLDIIARPKILLHPANLKICQGAKAKFEVQIESTEPLKYQWLKDGIEIPGATDDRYTIDLADIADMGSYSVLVANSCSQIESEAASLDIIAMPDILAQPTSQNVCQGTRAAFSVQAESSEPLSYQWLKEGIKIEGATSESYTIPQTSLSDTGSYSVQVSNNCSRIESEAAVLDIIAMPDILAQPTSQKVCQGTAATFSVQARSSEPLSYQWLKDGVNIQGAASDTYTIPASNLNDTGSYSVQLRNNCSQIESEAADLDIIVMPQILSQPTSQNVCQGTRAAFSVQAKSSEPLSYQWFKDGIKIDGATSESYAIPAASLSDTGSYSVQVSNNCSQIKSEAASLNIIAIPEILIQPVGQRGCEGATTTFSVQAESSEPLSYQWFKDGIKIDGATSEYYTIPQTNLSDMGSYSVQVSNNCSQIESEAANLDIIARPKILLQPANLKICQGAAAKFEVQAESSEPLSYQWLKDGANIPGATSDTYTIPAAKLNDTGSYSVQVANNCSQIESEVSSLDIIARPKILLQPANLMICQGAAATFHVEASSYEPIEYQWLKDGIEIPGATDDRYTIDLADIADVGSYSVLVANNCSQVESEAASLDIIAMPDILAQPTRQRICQGTMVTFAVQAKSSEPLRYQWLKDGVNIPGAASDTYTIPAANLSDMGSYSVQVSNNCSQIESEAAVLDIIAMPDILAQPTGQKVCQGTAATFSVQAKSSEPLSYQWLRDGANIPDATSESYTILAANLSDTGSYSVLVANKCNQIESEAVRLDVISSPDILVQPKSLETCEGAAATFGVKASGGEPLEYQWYKDGTEIEGATSNSYSIPVASPSDRGSYWVQVRNSCSQIGSNAAILDIVAKPEILVPPTSQKICQGSAVTFTVQVESSKPLSYQWFKDGIKIPGATQDVYTIARAVLNDTGSYWVQAANNCSQIKSGAAVLEIVALPEIHLPPASQKVCEGAAATFFVQAESSEALSYQWFKDGIEIYEATADAYTIPRTGKFDMGNYMVQVRNSCGSVESKAAYLEMVSMPKILVPPKGQRVCQGDAATFSVQASSSEPLSYQWFKDGKMIQGATADTYTIPAATFGDTASYSVQIRDRCNLIESEAANLQTIGVPAISLQPASQIVCQGTPVTFNVRAISDDPLSYQWFKDGVEIPGAIAEVYTIQKAITGDKGSYYVQARNSCGQIESETANLDIIALPEILVQPTSQKVCEGSTATFTVLAKSAQPLTYQWIKGGRIIPGANSEELTIFDANMEDMGEYRVAISNGCGFIDSNAVSLIVERPPGDVEIEPDCLIADAGETVAFIMKGTAVGANSYQWEKNGEIIPGEVSPSLIILNPRPSDSGGYRLTVSNGCGSNKSKMSVLRVVEDSTKVDPCLNPLSACCNSS
- a CDS encoding pyruvate kinase alpha/beta domain-containing protein, giving the protein MDKKIVYFDEGGSENTLETFRLVQERSSSLNIRKLVLASTTGSTAVKAKDFFSRDGIKLIVVPHQWDFHREQNAFPEPLTRELRREGHEVHFGTMLFHTDGLYGSNSATTMANLLRCFCQGVKVCFEIVLMATDAGLLVSGEKVIAIAGTASGSDTALVMQAASSQHLKRLRVNEIICKPLNPLNIDELKGR
- a CDS encoding SRPBCC family protein, with protein sequence MKINELAPVIASREVEVEASPETIWDIIVAVDSWPDWNSDVKAAFIEGDLAVGTRFSWKAGQLTIRSTVLQMERPHHLVWTGTTTGIKAVHLWQIEKRGEKALVRSEESWEGLLPSILRGTMKRMLSRSIQQTLLYLKREAERRSL
- a CDS encoding dienelactone hydrolase family protein; this encodes MASYKAGAGLLIAALAIALFIGWMGLPGSIPATKLNSLDWKVEEDGRLDYLISMPEFNLSEETVEGNSSLITVRYASRGAEMAGLLRLSRFSKTVSDDANKKDSIPGIVLLPGATVTKEREQGLAKRLADLGYATITLDQRNLGAIDVNADLALFIDGREPVEHMMVYDALSAAEVLRSVGTIS
- a CDS encoding nitroreductase family protein, translated to MLDILRDRRSIRKYKDVKIDEQIIDQLKEAALRSPSSRGINPWRLLFITDKDMLEVLSRAKQSGSGFLKGASLGVVVIARDEESDVWIEDCSIASIILQLTGQSLGLGSCWIQIRNRMHNDGQTSEDYIRKALDLPEGSKVECMIAFGYPDEIKEPHPKSELEYGKILES
- a CDS encoding DUF937 domain-containing protein gives rise to the protein MDSVVNMAMEQLMAGDNLSILSSKVGADEQSTKSALEMGLPLLLGAMSSKASSNDGANAILSGLADSAKGNSMQDMAKYFGSSSSSFGPGMLNSILGSSMIPIQQSIAKKTGLPQEVVGQLLTMALPLILGYLTKSSPEKEMKPDDLSKLLDEQSKMALTSSPEAEAMMKDILSAQDSGSGFMGMIKKLFKS